From Epinephelus lanceolatus isolate andai-2023 chromosome 5, ASM4190304v1, whole genome shotgun sequence, the proteins below share one genomic window:
- the LOC144458320 gene encoding myosin heavy chain, fast skeletal muscle-like: MSTDAEMAIYGKAAIYLRKPEKERIEAQSKPFDAKSACYVADAKELYLKATILKKDGGKVTVKVLDTEEERTVKEDDVSPMNPPKYDKIEDMAMMTHLNEASVLYNLKERYAAWMIYTYSGLFCATVNPYKWLPVYDAECVAAYRGKKRMEAPPHIFSVSDNAYQFMLTDRENQSVLITGESGAGKTVNTKRVIQYFATISVGGDKKRDMSKGSLEDQIIAANPLLEAYGNAKTVRNDNSSRFGKFIRIHFGTTGKLASADIETYLLEKSRVTFQLPDERGYHIFYQMMTNHKPELIELALITTNPYDFPMCSQGQITVASIDDKVELEATDNAIDILGFSGEEKSSIYKMTGAVLHHGNMKFKQKQREEQAEPDGTEEADKVAYLLGLNSADMLKALCYPRVKVGNEFVTKGQTVPQVNNSVSALAKSIYERMFLWMVIRINQTLDTKQARQYFIGVLDIAGFEIFDFNTLEQLCINFTNEKLQQFFNHHMFVLEQEEYKKEGIIWEFIDFGMDLAACIELIEKPMGIFSILEEECMFPKATDTSFKNKLYDQHLGKNKAFEKPKPAKGKAEAHFSLVHYAGTVDYNIIGWLDKNKDPLNDSVVQLYQKSSVKLLAILYPPVVEESSGGGKKGGKKKGGSMQTVSSQFRENLGKLMTNLRSTHPHFVRCLIPNESKTPGLMENFLVIHQLRCNGVLEGIRICRKGFPSRILYGDFKQRYKVLNASVIPEGQFIDNKKASEKLLGSIDVNHDEYKFGHTKVFFKAGLLGVLEEMRDEKLATLVTMTQALCRGYVMRKEFVKMMERREAIYTVQYNVRSFMNVKHWPWMKVYYKIKPLLKSAETEKELQNMKENYDKMTNDLAAALAKKKELEEKMVSLLQEKNDLQLQVASEAENLSDAEERCEGLIKSKIQLEAKLKETNERLEDEEEINAELTAKKRKLEDECSELKKDIDDLELTLAKVEKEKHATENKVKNLTEEMASQDESIAKLTKEKKALQEAHQQTLDDLQAEEDKVNTLTKAKTKLEQQVDDLEGSLEQEKKLRMDLERAKRKLEGDLKLAQESIMDLENDKQQSDEKLKKKDFEISQLLSKIEDEQSMGAQLQKKIKELQARIEELEEEIEAERAARAKVEKQRADLSRELEEISERLEEAGGATAAQIEMNKKREAEFQKLRRDLEESTLQHEATAAALRKKQADSVAELGEQIDNLQRVKQKLEKEKSEYKMEIDDLSSNMENVAKAKGNLEKMCRTLEDQLSELKTKNDENVRQINDTSAQKARLLTENGEFSRQIEEKEALVSQLTRGKQAFTQQIEELKRQIEEEVKAKNALAHGLQSARHDCDLLREQFEEEQEAKAELQRGMSKANSEVAQWRSKYETDAIQRTEELEEAKKKLAQRLQEAEEQIEAVNSKCASLEKTKQRLQSEVEDLMIDVERANGLAANLDKKQRNFDKVLAEWKQKYEEGQAELEGAQKEARSLSTELFKMKNSYEEALDQLETMKRENKNLQQEISDLTEQIGETGKSIHELEKSKKQVETEKSEIQTALEEAEGTLEHEESKILRVQLELNQIKGEVDRKLAEKDEEMEQIKRNSQRVIDSMQSTLDSEVRSRNDALRIKKKMEGDLNEMEIQLSHANRQAAESQKQLRNVQAQLKDAQLHLDDAVRAQEDFKEQAAMVDRRNGLMLAEIEELRAALEQTERSRKVAEQELVDASERVGLLHSQNTSLVNTKKKLEADLVQVQGEVDDTVQEARNAEEKAKKAITDAAMMAEELKKEQDTSAHLERMKKNLEVTVKDLQHRLDEAENLAMKGGKKQLQKLESRVRELEAEVEAEQRRGADAVKGVRKYERRVKELTYQTEEDKKNISRLQDLVDKLQLKVKAYKRQAEEAEEQANVHLSKCRKIQHELEEAEERADIAESQVNKLRAKSRDSGKGKEAAE, encoded by the exons ATGAGTACAGACGCGGAGATGGCCATCTATGGCAAGGCTGCCATTTACCTCCGGAAGCCAGAAAAGGAGAGAATTGAGGCTCAGAGCAAACCTTTTGATGCCAAGAGTGCCTGCTACGTGGCCGATGCCAAGGAGCTGTACCTGAAGGCAACAATCCTCAAGAAAGATGGTGGCAAAGTCACTGTCAAAGTCCTGGACACTGAGGAG GAGAGGACAGTCAAAGAAGATGACGTCTCTCCAATGAACCCTCCCAAGTATGACAAGATTGAGGACATGGCCATGATGACCCATCTCAATGAAGCCTCTGTGCTATATAACCTCAAAGAGCGTTATGCAGCATGGATGATCTAC ACCTACTCTGGGTTGTTCTGTGCCACTGTGAACCCCTACAAGTGGCTCCCAGTGTACGATGCTGAATGTGTGGCTGCCTACAGAGGCAAGAAGCGTATGGAGGCTCCACCCCACatcttctctgtctctgacaaCGCTTATCAGTTCATGCTTACTG ATAGGGAGAACCAGTCTGTCTTGATCAC TGGAGAATCTGGTGCTGGAAAGACTGTGAACACCAAGCGTGTCATCCAGTACTTTGCAACAATCTCAGTTGGTGGAGACAAAAAGAGGGACATGTCAAAG GGGTCACTGGAGGATCAGATTATTGCAGCCAATCCCCTGCTGGAGGCCTACGGTAACGCCAAAACTGTGAGGAATGACAACTCCTCTCGTTTT GGTAAATTCATCAGAATCCATTTTGGCACAACTGGCAAACTGGCTAGTGCTGATATTGAGACAT ATCTGCTGGAGAAGTCTAGAGTGACATTCCAGCTTCCTGATGAAAGAGGCTACCACATCTTCTACCAGATGATGACCAACCACAAGCCTGAGCTGATTG AGTTGGCACTCATCACAACCAACCCCTACGACTTCCCCATGTGTAGCCAGGGTCAGATCACTGTGGCCAGCATTGATGACAAAGTTGAGCTGGAAGCCACTGAT AATGCCATCGATATCCTGGGCTTCTCCGGTGAAGAGAAGTCAAGTATCTACAAGATGACTGGTGCTGTGCTCCACCATGGTAACATGAAGTTCAAGCAGAAGCAGCGTGAGGAGCAGGCTGAGCCTGATGGCACAGAGG AGGCTGACAAGGTTGCTTACTTACTGGGTCTGAACTCAGCTGACATGCTGAAGGCTCTGTGCTATCCAAGAGTAAAGGTCGGAAATGAATTTGTCACCAAGGGACAGACTGTACCTCAG GTGAATAACTCAGTGAGTGCCCTGGCCAAGTCTATCTATGAGAGAATGTTCTTGTGGATGGTCATCCGTATCAACCAGACACTGGATACCAAACAAGCAAGACAGTACTTCATTGGTGTCCTGGATATTGCTGGCTTTGAAATCTTTGAT TTCAACACCTTGGAGCAGCTGTGCATCAACTTCACCAATGAGAAACTGCAACAGTTTTTCAATCACCACATGTTTGTCCTGGAGCAAGAGGAGTACAAGAAGGAGGGTATTATCTGGGAGTTCATTGACTTTGGCATGGATTTGGCTGCCTGCATTGAGCTGATTGAAAAG CCTATGGGCATCTTCTCCATCCTTGAAGAGGAGTGCATGTTCCCCAAGGCCACGGACACATCCTTCAAGAACAAGCTGTATGACCAGCATCTTGGCAAAAACAAAGCATTTGAAAAGCCAAAGCCTGCCAAGGGCAAGGCTGAGGCCCACTTCTCTCTGGTGCACTATGCTGGTACTGTGGACTACAATATCATTGGCTGGCTGGACAAGAACAAGGACCCACTGAATGATTCCGTTGTGCAGCTGTACCAGAAATCCTCAGTGAAACTGCTGGCTATCCTGTATCCCCCCGTCGTTGAGG AGTCCAGTGGTGGTGGCAAGAAGGGAGGCAAGAAGAAGGGTGGTTCTATGCAGACTGTGTCTTCACAGTTTAGA GAGAACTTGGGCAAGCTGATGACTAACTTGAGGAGCACCCATCCTCACTTTGTGCGCTGCCTGATTCCCAATGAGTCAAAGACTCCAG gctTGATGGAGAACTTCCTGGTCATCCACCAGCTCAGGTGTAACGGTGTGCTGGAGGGTATCAGAATCTGCAGAAAAGGTTTCCCCAGCAGAATCCTCTATGGTGACTTCAAGCAGAG GTACAAAGTGCTGAATGCCAGTGTGATCCCTGAGGGTCAGTTCATTGACAACAAGAAGGCTTCAGAGAAGCTGCTTGGGTCAATTGATGTTAATCACGATGAATATAAATTCGGACACACTAAG GTTTTCTTCAAGGCTGGTCTGCTGGGTGTCCTTGAGGAGATGAGAGATGAAAAATTGGCAACTCTGGTCACCATGACTCAGGCTTTGTGCCGTGGTTACGTCATGAGGAAGGAGTTTGTGAAGATGATGGAGAGGAG GGAAGCCATCTACACCGTTCAGTACAATGTCCGCTCATTCATGAATGTGAAACACTGGCCATGGATGAAGGTGTACTACAAGATCAAGCCTCTGCTGAAGAGTGCTGAAACTGAGAAGGAGCTGCAAAATATGAAGGAGAACTATGATAAGATGACAAATGACTTGGCTGCTGCCCTGGCAAAGAAGAAGGAACTGGAGGAGAAGATGGTGTCCCTTCTGCAGGAGAAGAATGATCTGCAGCTGCAAGTGGCATCT GAAGCAGAGAATCTGTCAGATGCTGAGGAGAGATGTGAGGGACTTATCAAGAGTAAGATTCAGCTGGAGGCCAAACTCAAAGAGACAAATGAGAGactggaggatgaagaggaaatCAATGCTGAGCTCACTGCCAAGAAGAGAAAACTGGAGGATGAATGCTCTGAGCTCAAGAAGGATATTGATGACCTGGAGCTTACCTTGGCCAAAGTGGAGAAGGAGAAACACGCCACTGAGAACAAG GTGAAGAACCTGACCGAGGAGATGGCCTCTCAGGATGAGAGCATTGCTAAGCTGACCAAGGAAAAGAAAGCCCTGCAGGAGGCTCATCAGCAGACTCTTGATGACCTGCAGGCTGAGGAAGACAAAGTCAACACTCTGACCAAGGCCAAGACCAAGCTTGAGCAGCAAGTGGATGAT CTTGAGGGTTCTCTGGAGCAAGAGAAGAAGCTGCGTATGGACCTTGAGAGAGCCAAGAGGAAGCTTGAGGGTGATCTGAAATTGGCCCAGGAATCCATCATGGATCTTGAGAATGACAAGCAGCAGTCTGATGAGAAACttaaaaa GAAGGACTTTGAAATCAGTCAACTCCTGAGCAAGATTGAAGACGAGCAGTCAATGGGTGCTCAGCTCCAGAAGAAGATTAAGGAGCTTCAG GCCCGTATTGAAGAACTGGAGGAGGAGATTGAGGCTGAGCGTGCTGCTCGTGCCAAGGTTGAGAAGCAGAGAGCTGACCTCTCCAGGGAACTAGAGGAGATCAGTGAGAGGCTGGAAGAGGCCGGTGGTGCTACTGCTGCTCAGATTGAGATGAACAAGAAGCGTGAAGCTGAGTTCCAGAAGCTCCGTCGTGACCTTGAGGAGTCCACTCTGCAGCATgaagccactgctgctgctcttcgcAAGAAGCAGGCTGACAGCGTTGCTGAGCTGGGAGAGCAGATCGACAACCTCCAGCGTGTTAAGCAGAAGCTTGAGAAGGAAAAGAGTGAATACAAGATGGAGATTGACGACCTCTCCAGCAACATGGAGAATGTTGCAAAAGCAAAG GGAAATCTTGAAAAAATGTGCCGCACTCTTGAGGACCAACTTAGCGAACTGAAGACCAAGAATGATGAAAATGTCCGTCAAATCAATGACACAAGTGCACAGAAAGCACGTCTCCTGACAGAAAATG GTGAGTTCAGCCGTCAAATCGAGGAGAAAGAAGCACTTGTCTCCCAGCTGACCAGAGGCAAACAGGCCTTCACACAGCAGATTGAGGAGCTGAAGAGACAGATTGAGGAGGAGGTTAAG GCCAAGAATGCTCTTGCGCATGGCCTGCAATCAGCCCGTCATGACTGTGATCTGCTGAGGGAGCAGtttgaggaggagcaggaggccaAGGCTGAGCTGCAGCGTGGAATGTCCAAGGCCAACAGTGAGGTGGCACAGTGGAGATCAAAGTATGAAACTGATGCTATCCAGCGCACTGAGGAGCTTGAGGAAGCCAA GAAGAAGCTGGCCCAGCGCCTTCAGGAGGCTGAGGAGCAGATTGAGGCAGTGAACTCAAAGTGTGCCTCTCTTGAGAAGACCAAACAGAGGCTCCAGAGTGAGGTGGAGGACCTCATGATTGATGTGGAGAGGGCCAATGGGCTGGCTGCCAACCTGGACAAGAAGCAGAGGAACTTTGACAAG GTGTTGGCTGAGTGGAAACAGAAGTACgaggagggtcaggcagagcTTGAGGGAGCACAGAAGGAGGCTCGTTCTCTCAGCACTGAGCTGTTCAAGATGAAGAACTCCTATGAGGAAGCTCTGGATCAGCTGGAGACCATGAAGCGTGAAAACAAGAACCTGCAAC AGGAGATCTCAGATCTGACTGAACAGATTGGTGAGACTGGCAAGAGCATCCATGAGCTGGAGAAGTCCAAGaagcaggtggagacagagaagtCTGAAATCCAGACAGCTCTTGAAGAGGCTGAG GGAACTCTGGAACACGAGGAGTCTAAGATCCTGCGTGTCCAGCTGGAGCTCAACCAGATTAAGGGTGAGGTGGACAGGAAGCTGGCAGAGAAAGATGAGGAGATGGAGCAGATCAAGAGGAACAGCCAGAGGGTGATTGACTCCATGCAGAGCACTCTGGATTCTGAGGTCAGGAGCAGGAATGATGCCCTGAGAATCAAGAAGAAGATGGAAGGAGACCTGAATGAGATGGAGATTCAGCTCAGCCACGCCAATCGCCAGGCTGCTGAGTCCCAGAAGCAACTGAGAAATGTTCAGGCGCAGCTGAAG GATGCGCAACTGCACCTTGATGATGCTGTCAGAGCCCAGGAGGACTTCAAGGAACAAGCTGCTATGGTGGATCGTAGGAACGGTCTCATGTTGGCTGAAATTGAGGAACTCAGAGCTGCTCtggaacagacagagagaagtcGCAAAGTTGCTGAACAGGAGCTGGTGGATGCCAGTGAGCGTGTTGGACTTTTGCACTCTCAG AACACAAGCCTCGTGAACACCAAGAAGAAGCTTGAGGCTGACCTGGTCCAGGTCCAGGGAGAAGTGGATGACACTGTTCAGGAAGCAAGGAATGCAGAGGAGAAGGCCAAGAAGGCCATCACTGAT GCTGCTATGATGGCTGAGGAGCTGAAGAAGGAACAGGATACCAGTGCTCACCtggagaggatgaagaagaaccTGGAGGTCACTGTTAAGGACCTGCAGCACCGCCTGGATGAGGCTGAGAACCTGGCCATGAAGGGTGGAAAGAAGCAGCTCCAGAAACTTGAGTCAAGG GTACGTGAGCTGGAGGCAGAGGTGGAGGCTGAGCAGAGACGTGGAGCAGATGCTGTTAAGGGTGTCCGCAAATATGAGAGGAGAGTAAAGGAGCTCACCTATCAG ACTGAAGAGGACAAGAAAAACATCTCCAGGCTGCAGGATCTGGTTGATAAGTTGCAGCTCAAGGTGAAGGCCTACAAGAGGCAGGCTGAGGAGGCG GAGGAGCAGGCCAACGTCCATCTGTCCAAGTGCAGGAAAATCCAGCATGAGCTGGAAGAGGCTGAGGAGCGTGCTGATATTGCAGAGTCCCAGGTCAACAAGTTGAGAGCAAAGAGTCGTGACTCTGGCAAG GGAAAAGAGGCAGCTGAGTAA